From one Babesia bovis T2Bo chromosome 3, whole genome shotgun sequence genomic stretch:
- a CDS encoding putative integral membrane protein — protein sequence MVHILTHIYICCAILNTVLCNNTGPSGKLDRVLPPSALSEYGEHEFDNSLYNMIDENNHRTCSHRLEPDDEAGYTVINVEDPDKQRRPYLYLDNTIANQYRQYHKPGTKAVIIVGIILLGISTASGVMICCRTGKKDVIPL from the exons ATGGTGCATATATTAacgcatatatacatatgcTGTGCCATATTAAATACTGTATTATGTAACAATACGGGCCCTAGCGGGAAGCTAGACCGTGTGTTACCGCCATCAGCGTTGTCAG AATATGGTGAACACGAGTTTGATAACTCACTCTACAACATGATCGATGAGAACAATCATAGGACGTGTAGTCACCGGCTGGAGCCTGATGATGAAGCGGGTTACACCGTCATCAACGTAGAGGATCCAGACAAACAAAGAAGGCCTTATCTCTACCTAGATAACACCATAGCAAACCAATACCGACAGTATCACAAACCAGGAACTAAAGCGGTAATTATTGTGGGTATCATACTGCTAGGTATATCAACAGCTTCCGGGGTAATGATCTGTTGCCGTACTGGCAAGAAGGATGTTATACCACTATAA
- a CDS encoding RNA polymerase Rpb3/RpoA insert domain family protein encodes MHLPGVLDDIAWRLLCTLGLFLVTLFFKAGTYIISHEWSNLKGYFDLRSRESRSIPGLVLDIKCTIPWIYNIYRNSKVELYLSQHYNNAVSYYPALFKAKCLIAIRYIVWLLLLTQWITTGSNAMSIQAGGTKLVTGMNPLRTDRTFHEDDHCKGTVNINQGISSGSHCRNKRFLPSFLSCNTSPGFFGSLGTNVDHINSTLHKDALEPLYSLRDPSSQEYTGDDLYNTTEVGTNLSETTHSIGIPQSKLKPKPIPFNVDAPLENQPLPPWAYEFVTGVADPKEEYVPRHYTEQEIQEHFRKVNEETRKRAVTTRLDETTGEPPKSYGFKFKQIQPLRHHNGKSFTFYYVHSLHTNVIPVLLNSLRRVAKRHLGAGRITALRIPGMKNEFYSIVGLREDFFDLSRNLTKVIFRNVPMTATFHRPLIGRLRLKGPIIAVAGHIELDQTFQKEGVGSSSGSKDDRRIEIVNKNQYICALSRDAYLDMEVKIEYIANYVMPEKGPESLNRDITPDGFIHFSSSCTPIEVFAFDGDRRGIDEESTSEIVTLELHTDGSTTPRLALLNCATFIETWFERTYKAFRRDCTRDLDALHEEMASVSTAERLSPELYRNSPYNPYRKPEDKMPAKYSWFYRHDVKRQYPIDPDSRLAKREQLEEWNRHVDDEIAKMENTLPYQPDDRTVKPDRYLSFEETAEKAGFNSPMWIFHDPLGKGMLSNSPVFEFDKEDDPMSFPIES; translated from the coding sequence ATGCATTTGCCTGGTGTACTGGATGATATTGCCTGGAGGTTGTTATGCACTTTAGGGTTATTTCTGGTAACATTATTTTTTAAAGCTGGCACATACATCATATCGCATGAATGGAGTAATTTAAAGGGATACTTCGACTTACGTTCACGGGAATCCAGGTCAATACCCGGGCTAGTCCTCGACATCAAGTGTACGATTCCATGGATCTACAacatatatcgcaattcaAAAGTGGAACTTTATTTAAGTCAACATTACAACAATGCAGTTTCTTATTATCCAGCACTATTCAAGGCAAAATGCCTAATTGCTATTCGGTACATTGTGTGGTTACTATTACTAACGCAATGGATTACCACTGGATCCAATGCAATGTCTATCCAGGCAGGTGGTACTAAGCTCGTTACTGGTATGAATCCCTTAAGGACTGATCGCACATTCCACGAAGATGATCATTGTAAGGGTACTGTCAATATCAACCAAGGTATCTCCAGTGGCTCACATTGCCGAAACAAGAGATTTCTTCCATCCTTTCTATCGTGTAATACATCTCCCGGCTTTTTTGGGTCTCTAGGAACTAATGTGGATCATATTAACTCCACACTCCACAAGGATGCATTGGAGCCACTATACTCATTAAGGGACCCTAGTTCCCAGGAGTACACTGGCGATGATCTGTACAACACAACGGAAGTTGGCACTAACCTTAGCGAGACTACCCACAGCATAGGTATACCGCAATCCAAATTGAAACCCAAACCAATTCCGTTCAATGTTGATGCACCTTTAGAGAATCAGCCGTTACCTCCCTGGGCTTATGAGTTTGTCACTGGAGTGGCTGACCCCAAAGAGGAGTATGTGCCACGACATTACACCGAGCAGGAGATACAAGAGCACTTTAGGAAAGTGAATGAGGAAACCCGAAAGCGTGCGGTGACAACGAGACTCGATGAAACCACGGGTGAACCGCCAAAAAGCTATGGGTTCAAATTTAAGCAAATCCAGCCATTACGGCATCACAATGGCAAGTCGTTTACTTTCTATTACGTCCACTCATTGCACACCAACGTGATACCTGTTTTGCTAAACAGTTTACGCAGGGTAGCTAAACGTCATCTTGGTGCTGGTAGGATAACCGCGCTTAGGATCCCAGGCATGAAGAATGAATTCTACTCCATAGTGGGCCTCCGGGAAGATTTCTTCGACCTGTCGAGAAATCTGACTAAAGTCATTTTCAGAAACGTGCCTATGACGGCAACATTCCACAGGCCACTGATTGGCCGATTAAGGTTAAAGGGTCCTATTATTGCGGTAGCTGGCCACATAGAGCTGGACCAGACATTCCAGAAGGAAGGTGTTGGCTCAAGCTCCGGGTCCAAGGATGACCGGCGGATTGAAATAGTTAATAAAAACCAGTACATATGCGCTCTCTCTAGGGACGCATACCTTGATATGGAAGTTAAGATAGAGTACATCGCCAACTACGTCATGCCGGAGAAGGGCCCGGAGTCCTTGAATAGGGACATTACTCCAGATGGATTCATCCACTTCAGCTCTAGCTGTACTCCTATAGAAGTATTCGCTTTTGACGGCGATCGTCGCGGTATTGACGAGGAGAGTACAAGCGAGATTGTAACCCTGGAGCTGCATACAGACGGTTCTACAACCCCAAGGTTGGCCCTGTTGAACTGTGCCACGTTCATAGAAACGTGGTTTGAGCGTACTTATAAGGCATTTAGGCGCGACTGCACAAGGGACTTGGACGCACTGCATGAGGAGATGGCGTCGGTCAGTACTGCCGAGCGCCTCAGTCCGGAGTTGTATAGGAACTCACCCTACAACCCTTATAGGAAGCCTGAGGATAAAATGCCTGCTAAGTACAGTTGGTTCTACAGGCATGATGTCAAGCGTCAGTATCCAATAGATCCTGATTCTAGGTTAGCTAAACGTGAGCAGCTGGAGGAGTGGAACCGTCATGTAGATGATGAAATCGCTAAAATGGAGAATACGTTACCATATCAACCTGATGACAGAACTGTTAAGCCAGACAGGTATCTCTCATTTGAGGAAACTGCTGAGAAAGCTGGCTTCAACAGTCCCATGTGGATATTCCATGATCCCTTGGGTAAGGGCATGTTGAGTAACAGTCCAGTATTTGAATTCGATAAGGAGGATGACCCAATGTCATTCCCAATTGAATCGTAA
- a CDS encoding FHA (fork head associated) domain family protein, which yields MRDRSRSPIRIKRESPESRGSHRRESYGREHLVRVKEELGARPIRIDSRGRPYKDEDRPRSKKSGSAIVIEPEKENFEPSGLLAAETNTRNGVVMKYTPPPESRMSPVSWRLYVFKPDPEDPKNTQVLKTIMLDKQEYYLIGCDQRVADIQLFHPTISKQHAVIQHRLQDNKRVRPYLIDLESTNGSFINGERIEKSRYYELKENDILKFGFSSREYVVLHDKCV from the exons ATGCGGGATAGAAGTCGATCTCCAATAAGAATTAAAAGGGAGTCACCGGAATCGCGTGGCTCTCACCGTCGGGAATCATACGGCAGGGAGCATCTCGTTCGAGTTAAAGAGGAGCTTGGCGCCAGGCCTATACGTATCGATTCAAGGGGAAGGCCATATAAAGATGAAGATCGACCTCGCTCGAAAAAGAGCGGCTCTGCCATTGTTATAG AACCGGAAAAGGAGAATTTCGAGCCATCTGGTTTACTAGCAGCAGAGACCAATACGCGCAATGGAGTGGTTATGAAG TACACCCCTCCTCCTGAATCACGGATGTCGCCTGTATCATGGCGACTCTATGTATTCAAACCTGACCCTGAAGATCCCAAGAATACACAAGTACTAAAGACCATTATGCTGGACAAGCAGGAGTATTACCTCATTGGCTGCGACCAGCGGGTGGCTGACATACAGTTATTCCACCCTACCATATCCAAGCAGCACGCGGTGATACAGCACAGATTACAGGATAATAAACGCGTAAG gCCCTATTTGATTGACCTTGAAAGTACGAATGGTAGCTTTATCAATGGAGAGCGTATAGAAAAGAGTAGGTACTACGAGTTGAA AGAAAACGATATATTAAAGTTCGGTTTCTCCAGCAGGGAGTACGTGGTACTCCATGACAAGTGCGTGTGA
- a CDS encoding putative integral membrane protein codes for MRPFKFGWRSTKELPDLHEEVIQGNINPIAMSNSAKTSVSPISTTQASTACHADAKEQDISYDYYQLYRGESDTDSDEFYDTIGDIYTLGVTESNDKAALYGRMMHYYADQTGRISHPHSSRSKLVLWYMLVILVSNPIIGLYTMRHFKDWDTWVTRDVVITDAVKPVPFVNVSPSAPQLRSTPTEELPLTLSHEEHGILSKVAKTFSRKVTWYAYYEVFGELVFALFTLTLLCTSGMCCTNGEHRVQSMIPVIGVLYTMIYKLLAMYVLILSFKILFFYLVAAHPNVAQSLPLVLIKLLGLPGTDASNPAECAAMSQLVQLDKVAHRWVLVYCLENVYITITESIETTYALYNILKRCVKKVLRKIRRQQELVYFTVGSPSNVESSSSGSGNYSCSYMLLDSLLNKVSAPQESYIHHLYNNPKTDVGTYLANVDVEMFQHGIEEVGAKLLSKLGKKNNV; via the coding sequence ATGCGGCCATTTAAGTTTGGTTGGCGTTCCACAAAGGAACTCCCAGATCTTCATGAAGAAGTTATCCAGGGAAATATAAACCCTATCGCAATGTCAAATTCGGCAAAGACAAGTGTTTCCCCTATCAGTACAACACAAGCCAGTACAGCGTGCCACGCAGATGCCAAAGAGCAAGATATATCCTATGATTACTACCAGTTGTATAGAGGAGAATCAGATACCGATAGTGATGAATTCTACGATACAATCGGCGATATTTACACCTTGGGAGTTACGGAGAGTAATGACAAGGCCGCTTTGTACGGTCGAATGATGCATTATTATGCAGACCAAACTGGTAGGATATCACATCCACATAGTAGCCGCAGCAAGCTGGTACTATGGTATATGCTAGTAATCTTGGTGTCTAATCCCATAATAGGGTTGTATACCATGCGCCACTTCAAAGACTGGGACACATGGGTAACGCGAGATGTAGTTATCACGGATGCCGTGAAGCCAGTGCCCTTTGTGAACGTTAGCCCATCAGCACCCCAACTGCGCAGTACGCCAACAGAGGAATTGCCGTTAACACTGTCGCACGAAGAGCATGGGATTCTCTCTAAAGTAGCAAAGACGTTTTCACGCAAGGTTACCTGGTATGCCTACTATGAAGTGTTTGGCGAATTGGTGTTTGCACTGTTTACGTTAACGCTTTTATGCACAAGTGGAATGTGCTGCACTAACGGAGAGCACAGGGTACAGTCGATGATACCCGTTATCGGTGTACTGTACACCATGATATACAAGCTCCTGGCGATGTACGTACTGATACTTAGTTTCAAGATACTGTTCTTTTACCTAGTGGCAGCACACCCAAATGTGGCACAAAGCTTGCCCTTGGTGTTAATAAAGCTGCTAGGGTTACCAGGCACTGACGCGTCAAATCCAGCGGAATGTGCCGCAATGTCCCAGCTAGTACAGCTGGATAAGGTAGCACACCGATGGGTGCTGGTGTACTGCCTAGAGaatgtctatatcactatAACCGAGTCGATAGAGACGACATATGCATTGTATAACATCCTGAAGAGATGTGTAAAGAAGGTGCTTCGCAAAATACGAAGACAACAGGAACTAGTCTACTTCACCGTGGGAAGCCCGTCTAACGTGGAGTCAAGCTCTAGCGGCTCAGGTAACTACTCATGTTCATACATGCTGTTGGACAGCTTATTGAACAAGGTCTCCGCTCCACAGGAAAGTTATATCCACCACCTGTACAACAACCCGAAAACGGATGTTGGTACATACCTAGCAAACGTAGACGTCGAAATGTTTCAACATGGCATAGAAGAAGTAGGAGCCAAACTGTTAAGCAAACTTGGCAAGAAAaacaatgtataa
- a CDS encoding putative integral membrane protein: MAKDQATPVFPVDTEECIIKGTCPLRAVWKIITNNAGPEYFDAKSFFGGLCLGAGLSVLLTKTVRGICLVLSGGIVTTMVLNHYGFISLNKEAIFNAMNTGYQTLRDKIGQTVESCGSPSQCFHDNILNSGIPRENIISALVGTGVGFTAGLIIF, encoded by the exons ATGGCTAAAGACCAGGCAACTCCAGTATTCCCTGTGGATACTGAGGAGTGTATTATCAAGGGCACCTGTCCACTTAGGGCTGTATGGAAGATCATTACCAACAATGCCGGTCCGGAATATTTTGATGCAAAGTCGTTTTTCGGCGGTCTTTGTTTGGGTGCTGGTTTGAGTGTTCTGTTGACCAAGACGGTGCGCGGCATTTGCCTGGTTCTCAGTGGCGGCATCGTCACTACTATG GTGCTCAACCACTATGGCTTCATTTCATTGAATAAGGAGGCTATTTTCAACGCTATGAACACGGGTTACCAGACTCTCCGCGACAAGATTGGTCAAACTGTGGAATCCTGTGGTAGCCCAAGTCAGTGCTTCCACGACAACATTTTGAATTCTGGCATACCGCGTGAGAACATCATATCGGCTTTGGTGGGCACTGGTGTTGGATTTACTGCTGGactcattatattttaa